In one window of Mytilus trossulus isolate FHL-02 chromosome 7, PNRI_Mtr1.1.1.hap1, whole genome shotgun sequence DNA:
- the LOC134726734 gene encoding probable serine/threonine-protein kinase DDB_G0280133 — translation MDTNGPLVGYSGCQSLRTPAAPSSPYGQQYPEEIDPAYGPHYVEYEPSDKPDLPSLDRSMSIQHDSTTMIEVQLNQQPRLVGEHCTEYESSTAMKEQHFENTHLNDRFQQSQSTIEQDFNRQTREPINQRSRLLENSVNYIQPPQPTVQLPVEHTVNFNQRQQAVQLPVERFNRSPPTVANQPINHRATGQQPPQPNFNRSNPLPALRSTPPVREREPYQQLPPTANRANQPPCPSSTGQLQSTRQQNYTFPVGTAGQQNRVIDNQQDQPPINHPVNISHINSHVPPTQQFNRTGLYQPNTNQSGFQQPLNNTMGQQGQTPQAIHNQQEFYRQQPVQHLQNVTAPIHQTQQPYGNIPY, via the exons ATGGACACCAATGGGCCTCTGGTTGGATACAGCGGATGTCAGAGCCTGCGCACGCCTGCAGCGCCTTCTTCACCTTATGGTCAACAATAC CCAGAAGAAATTGACCCAGCATACGGACCACATTATGTAGAATATGAACCGTCAGATAAGCCAGATTTGCCAAGTCTAGATCGGTCTATGAGTATTCAGCATGATAGCACCACTATGATAGAGGTTCAGCTGAATCAGCAACCAAGGTTAGTGGGTGAACATTGTACAGAGTACGAGTCGTCAACTGCTATGAAAGAGCAACATTTCGAGAACACCCACCTCAACGACAGGTTCCAACAAAGTCAATCAACAATTGAACAGGACTTTAACAGACAGACTAGGGAACCAATCAATCAGCGCAGTAGGTTGTTAGAAAATTCTGTCAACTATATTCAACCGCCACAACCAACAGTTCAACTGCCTGTTGAACATACAGTCAACTTCAACCAACGTCAACAAGCTGTTCAACTACCTGTTGAAC GTTTCAACAGGTCACCTCCGACtgttgccaaccaaccaatcaaccacaGGGCTACAGGTCAACAACCACCTCAACCCAATTTCAACAGGTCGAACCCTTTACCTGCACTTAGGTCTACTCCACCCGTCAGGGAAAGGGAACCTTATCAACAACTTCCACCGACCGCTAACAGGGCCAATCAACCACCCTGTCCCAGTTCAACAGGTCAACTACAGTCAACTAGACAACAAAACTATACCTTTCCAGTCGGTACAGCCGGACAACAAAACAGAGTGATTGATAATCAACAAGATCAACCACCGATCAACCATCCTGTTAATATATCACATATCAACAGCCATGTTCCACCGACacaacaatttaacagaacaggTCTATACCAACCTAACACCAACCAGTCAGGTTTTCAACAACCACTCAATAACACAATGGGTCAGCAGGGGCAAACGCCTCAGGCCATACATAACCAACAGGAATTTTACAGGCAACAACCGGTGCAACATCTCCAAAATGTTACTGCACCTATACATCAGACTCAACAGCCATATGGAAATATACCATATTAG